In the genome of Nocardioides seonyuensis, one region contains:
- the mshB gene encoding N-acetyl-1-D-myo-inositol-2-amino-2-deoxy-alpha-D-glucopyranoside deacetylase codes for MSDRRLLLVHAHPDDESINNGATMARYVDEGASVTLVTCTAGEMGEVLVPDLAHLAFEDKGGLGEHRREELTRAMRVLGVTDHRFLGGFGRFHDSGMAWHEEGHAVAAEEIPDNAFWNADLTEAADELVKVIREVRPQVLVTYDEFGGYGHPDHIQAHRVAMYGALLAAVPSYKRDLGEPHDIAKIYWTAMSESRMRASLRALREAGDTETFAGMEPDGKLPHFVTPDELISARVDGRDTVQRKMDALAEHRTQVQTDGPFFAGAESGHAWWAEEFYRLVRGTPGPVDDEGFESDLFAGL; via the coding sequence ATGTCAGACCGCCGCCTGCTTCTCGTGCACGCCCACCCCGACGACGAGTCGATCAACAACGGCGCGACCATGGCGCGCTACGTCGACGAGGGCGCGAGCGTCACGCTGGTGACGTGCACCGCCGGGGAGATGGGCGAGGTGCTCGTGCCCGACCTGGCCCACCTGGCGTTCGAGGACAAGGGTGGCCTGGGGGAGCACCGTCGCGAGGAGCTGACCCGGGCGATGCGGGTCCTCGGTGTCACCGACCACCGTTTCCTGGGCGGCTTCGGCCGCTTCCACGATTCGGGGATGGCCTGGCACGAGGAGGGCCACGCCGTCGCTGCGGAGGAGATCCCCGACAACGCCTTCTGGAACGCCGACCTCACCGAGGCTGCCGACGAGCTGGTCAAGGTCATCCGCGAGGTCCGGCCGCAGGTCCTCGTCACCTACGACGAGTTCGGCGGCTACGGCCACCCCGACCACATCCAGGCGCACCGTGTCGCGATGTACGGCGCCCTCCTCGCCGCCGTGCCCTCCTACAAGCGTGACCTGGGCGAGCCCCACGACATCGCGAAGATCTACTGGACGGCGATGAGCGAGAGCCGGATGCGCGCCAGCCTCCGGGCCCTGCGCGAGGCCGGCGACACCGAGACGTTCGCCGGGATGGAGCCCGACGGAAAGCTGCCCCACTTCGTCACGCCCGACGAGCTCATCAGCGCCCGGGTCGACGGCAGAGACACGGTGCAGCGCAAGATGGACGCGCTGGCCGAGCACCGCACCCAGGTGCAGACCGACGGGCCGTTCTTCGCCGGCGCCGAGAGCGGCCACGCGTGGTGGGCCGAGGAGTTCTACCGCCTGGTCAGGGGCACGCCCGGGCCGGTCGACGACGAGGGGTTCGAGAGCGACCTGTTCGCCGGCCTGTGA
- a CDS encoding thioesterase family protein, whose amino-acid sequence MGFEWDDHIALSRRDEGSFDADLEQGWTVGGGVNGGYLLSVIGNAISQTLPGKPDPVSVSAHYLSATTPGPATVSTRVLREGGRFATVAADLAQGAGTRITALATYADLSALPDEVSTTAVEPDIAPRDQCVSNEFAPAELRKVAPLMDRFDLLFDPTCIGWAVGEPSRRGLLQGWFRLKDGRDPDPIELLMVCDALPPVSMDFGVMGWAPTLELTVHVRAVPAPGWVKVSHRTRNIAGGMFEEDCEVWDSAGRLVAQSRQLAMWPRA is encoded by the coding sequence ATGGGTTTCGAGTGGGACGACCACATCGCTCTGAGCCGTCGTGACGAGGGCAGCTTCGACGCCGACCTCGAGCAGGGGTGGACCGTCGGGGGCGGCGTCAACGGCGGCTACCTCCTGTCGGTGATCGGCAACGCCATCAGCCAGACGCTGCCGGGCAAGCCCGACCCGGTCTCGGTCAGCGCCCACTACCTGTCGGCGACGACGCCAGGGCCCGCCACGGTGTCCACGCGGGTGCTGCGCGAGGGAGGCCGGTTCGCGACGGTGGCTGCAGACCTCGCCCAAGGAGCAGGCACGCGCATCACCGCGCTGGCGACGTACGCCGACCTGTCGGCGCTGCCGGACGAGGTGTCCACCACGGCCGTTGAGCCAGACATCGCGCCGCGCGACCAGTGCGTCTCCAACGAGTTCGCACCGGCCGAGCTGCGCAAGGTCGCGCCGCTCATGGACCGCTTCGACCTCCTCTTCGACCCCACGTGCATCGGGTGGGCGGTCGGCGAACCCAGCCGACGTGGACTGCTCCAGGGATGGTTCCGCCTCAAGGACGGCCGCGACCCCGACCCGATCGAGCTGCTCATGGTCTGCGACGCGCTGCCGCCGGTGAGCATGGACTTCGGGGTGATGGGCTGGGCGCCGACCCTCGAGCTGACGGTGCACGTGCGCGCGGTGCCGGCCCCCGGCTGGGTGAAGGTCTCCCACCGCACGCGCAACATCGCCGGCGGCATGTTCGAGGAGGACTGCGAGGTCTGGGACTCCGCCGGGCGGCTCGTGGCGCAGAGCCGCCAGCTCGCCATGTGGCCCCGCGCCTGA